Proteins from a single region of Gasterosteus aculeatus chromosome Y, fGasAcu3.hap1.1, whole genome shotgun sequence:
- the LOC120812606 gene encoding RNA-binding protein 28-like translates to MERGAMHQRTLFVSPLPAEATNQRMEEIFSEIGPVKQCFVVKEKDTETCRGFGYVIYSMVEDARRALKEVKEYDGRRIIVAVAKRKKDKGKKAPKEPPAAAAPTEHEQKPKGVRKTQLKSRLIIRNLSFKCSEDDLKQILSQFGTVLEAKIPLKPDGKMRGFAFVLFKNVCEAGNALNAMNMKEIKGRQVAIDWAVPKDKYIATQQSTAETKITPATTIILDTKSHTKNKDEEKPQAAPEKKRVPSKQSVKQLEESKSEEENDDNEDANKEDSEQEEDDDDDKKEDDEDVSQEEDDGSDDDDESSLDPDDDDDDDDDDEEEEDKSAKRKISKKLLPSDVKEGRTIFIRNLSFDTEEEGLEEVLLKYGELNYIKIVIHAATGHSKGCAFVQFKTKEAADKCIAEAADEAENGDVRVDGRKLLVVAAVTREDASKLKVDKVKVESGTRNLYLAREGLIRPGTKAAEGVPEADMVKRTRFEEIKRTKLRAINVFVSKNRLCVHNLPKSVDDKKLKALCLQAVKGNKGVRLTECRVMYDKRPVKGQAMGKSLGYGFVQFQDHEHALSTLRYLNNNPDIFGSHKRPIVEFSLEDSKKLKMKDMRQQRNTEHNLALKRGQKPPPQTVKEDKGPRKGQNEAQSSSKPTQNEQAPVETQKQGTRFLGFQTKPEVEHVSLENGKKRKKILNFPSHRGPKIRLRDRGKQQAPTPKKGRPGSTRKDRQRQQMEKPTQRSNQVKTQKKNFKRNGGDRFDSLVEQYKKKLMGNSDNVTNLKRSKWFDS, encoded by the exons atgGAGCGGGGCGCCATGCACCAGCGGACCCTGTTCGTCAGCCCCCTGCCAGCCGAGGCCACGAATCAACGGATGGAGGAAATATTCTCCGAAATTGGTCCGGTGAAGCAATGCTTCGTGGTCAAAGAGAAAG ACACGGAGACATGCCGTGGGTTTGGCTACGTCATATATTCCATGGTGGAAGACGCACGTCGAGCTTTGAAGGAAGTGAAGGAATACGACGGACGAAGGATCATTGTAGCTGTGGCCAAgaggaaaaaagacaaagggaaaaaag CACCCAAAgagcctcctgctgctgcagcaccgaCAGAACATGAGCAGAAACCCAAAGGCGTCCGGAAGACGCAGCTGAAATCCAGGCTCATCATCAGGAACCTGAGTTTTAAG TGCTCAGAGGATGACCTGAAGCAAATTTTATCCCAGTTTGGAACCGTTCTGGAGGCCAAAATTCCCCTCAAACCAG ATGGAAAGATGCGTGGATTTGCGTTTGTCCTTTTCAAAAATGTGTGTGAGGCAGGGAACGCGCTTAACGCCATGAACATGAAGGAGATAAAAG GTCGACAGGTAGCAATTGACTGGGCTGTGCCTAAGGACAAGTACATCGCTACACAGCAGTCCACTGCAG AAACAAAGATCACACCAGCAACTACAATCATTTTAGACACAAAAAGTCACACGAAAAACAAGGATGAAGAAAAGCCACAAGCTGCACCTGAAAAGAAAAG AGTCCCTTCCAAACAATCTGTGAAGCAGTTGGAAGAATCAAAatcagaggaggagaatgatGATAATGAAGATGCTAATAAGGAAGAcagtgagcaggaggaggatgacgatgACGACAAGAAAGAAGATGATGAGGATGTGTCTCAGGAAGAAGATGACGGCAGTGACGACGATGATGAGAGTAGCCTAGatccagatgatgatgatgatgatgatgatgatgatgaagaagaagaagataaatCAG CTAAAAGGAAAATCTCAAAGAAACTTCTCCCTTCAGATGTGAAAGAGGGCAGAACCATTTTCATCAG GAATCTTTCCTTCGATACAGAGGAAGAGGGCCTTGAGGAAGTTCTGCTGAAGTATGGCGAGCTGAACTACATTAAGATCGTCATCCACGCAGCAACAGGACACTCCAAAG GTTGTGCATTTGTTCAGTTCAAGACTAAAGAGGCTGCAGACAAGTGCATAGCGGAAGCTGCAGATGAAGCAGAG AACGGTGACGTCCGTGTAGATGGCAGAAAGCTGTTGGTTGTGGCAGCAGTGACCAGAGAGGATGCTTCCAAGCTGAAGGTGGATAAAGTGAAAGTGGAATCGGGCACCAGAAACTTGTATCTGGCCAGAGAGGGAC TGATCCGTCCTGGAACCAAAGCAGCGGAGGGTGTTCCTGAAGCAGACATGGTCAAAAGAACCAGG tttgaagaaataaagaggaCCAAGCTTCGGGCCATCAACGTGTTTGTGTCAAAGAATCGTCTATGTGTCCATAACCTGCCCAAGTCAGTGGACGATAAAAAACTCAAAGCACTCTGCCTCCAAGCAGTGAAAGGAAACAAGGGAGTCCGCTTGACAGAG TGCCGGGTGATGTATGACAAGAGGCCCGTGAAGGGTCAGGCGATGGGAAAATCGCTGGGTTATGGGTTTGTCCAGTTCCAGGACCATGAACATGCTCTCTCCACACTTCGTTACCTTAACAACAACCCCGACATCTTTGGCTCACATAAG AGACCTATTGTTGAGTTCTCTCTGGAAGATTCTAAGAAACTCAAAATGAAAGACATGCGTCAACAAAGAAATACG GAACACAATCTGGCTCTTAAAAGGGGACAAAAACCGCCACCGCAGACAGTCAAAGAGGATAAAGGACCCAGGAAAggtcaaaatgaagcacaatccTCATCTAAGCCGACACAAAACGAGCAAG CTCCTGTTGAAACCCAGAAGCAAGGCACCCGCTTTTTAGGCTTCCAGACCAAACCTGAGGTGGAGCATGTTAGTCTGGAGAATGGAAAGAAGCGGAAGAAGATTCTAAACTTTCCTTCCCATCGGGGGCCTAAGATCAG ATTGCGTGACAGGGGAAAGCAACAGGCTCCGACACCCAAGAAAGGCCGGCCGGGATCCACTAGGAAGGACCGGCAaagacagcagatggaaaagccCACACAGCGCAGCAACCAG GTTAAAACCCAAAAGAAGAATTTCAAGAGAAATGGTGGGGACCGCTTTGACAGCCTGGTGGAGCAGTACAAGAAGAAACTGATGGGTAACAGCGACAACGTCACCAATCTCAAGAGAAGCAAGTGGTTTGATAGTTAA
- the LOC144390940 gene encoding leptin-like — translation MAYTWTLLFSLLPILSVCTASPLPSVEVMKRAKQLVVRLDEFQFPTELTTGALDYDFSGTKSIVAALERCNSPISESLEGVTQVKTELSSLISFLRQLRQCSEDPEPTPQDQRFTQSKTFESLKRTREYLQQLQQNLDNLDTC, via the exons ATGGCCTACACTTGGACCCTCCTCTTTTCACTACTGCCCATTTTAAGCGTTTGCACAGCTTCTCCTCTGCCAAGTGTGGAAGTGATGAAGAGGGCCAAACAGCTCGTGGTGAGACTCGACGAGTTTCAG TTCCCCACCGAACTGACCACCGGCGCACTGGATTACGATTTTTCTGGAACGAAATCCATTGTGGCGGCTTTGGAGCGCTGTAACAGCCCGATCTCGGAAAGCCTGGAAGGGGTCACTCAGGTCAAGACAGAACTCTCTTCGCTGATAAGTTTCCTTCGTCAGTTGAGGCAATGCAGTGAGGATCCGGAGCCAACGCCGCAGGATCAACGGTTTACTCAAAGTAAGACCTTCGAGAGCCTAAAGAGAACAAGGGAGtatctccagcagctgcagcaaaatCTGGATAACCTTGACACTTGTTGA